A single Rhopalosiphum padi isolate XX-2018 chromosome 4, ASM2088224v1, whole genome shotgun sequence DNA region contains:
- the LOC132928244 gene encoding zinc finger protein OZF-like — MAPLIIDFDKVCRLCLRDDDGNSKMVSIFEKPILEETIKDCVQIEVLLNTDEPTNICTSCILSLDSWVKFKLLCDNTNAFLQQYRQDKNDSDLVFNSDITNLGPMGFTPSQMSDLSISFFESDSLWNGLSQPWNESDPICTDSPVPKYMKKVQPPEDLTNDTISGKECLDLALSVLSKKDTNFTYTKANWWNPKAISMKKILKENEKPILKNGISKSMTRYNRYQRKTYSCNVCLETFTKFNDLIIHDSKVHIDMPKNFSCKNCGKLFLSEERLEIHENVHREKSFVCQICQKKFTQQKTLDIHLNVHIGLYPCQKCDFKAQTMYNLKIHENTHSKVKEHCCQECKKEFSTVSSLRRHNRLVHQKLVWFRCDKCDYSTSQPSNMKYHKSSHDPQNCVCDHCGARFKNRDLFKVHLKTHEEAKLSCAHCGKLFKKKSHLKEHLSSCYVLGPSLKKYKCDVCEKCFMRIKTLRIHKNKCHPIVIDI; from the exons atggctccactaataattgattttgataAAGTCTGTCGATTATGTCTTCGTGACGATGACGGAAATAGTAAAATGGtatcaatatttgaaaaacCAATTCTTGAAGAGACCATAAAAGATTGTGTGCAAATCGAG GTGTTATTAAATACTGATGAACCAACTAATATATGTACTAGTTGCATATTGAGTTTGGATTCTTGGGTCAAATTCAAATTACTATGTGACAATACCAATGCATTCTTACAGCAATACAGACAGGATAAGAATGATTCTGACCTAGtg TTCAATTCCGACATAACAAACTTAGGACCAATGGGATTTACACCATCTCAAATGTCAGACTTGAGCATCAGTTTTTTTGAAAGTGATTCTTTATGGAACGGTTTATCACAACCCTGGAATGAAAGTGATCCTATATGTACTGATTCGCCTGTTCCAAAGTATATGAAAAAAGTACAGCCACCTGAAGATTTAACTAATGACACCATATCTGGTAAAGAATGTTTAGATTTAGCCTTGAGTGTATTAAGCAAAAAAGACACTAATTTTACCTATACCAAAGCTAATTGGTGGAATCCCAAAGCTatttctatgaaaaaaatactaaaagaaaatgaaaaacctattttaaaaaatggaatTTCAAAATCAATGACTAGATATAATCGATATCAGCGTAAAACGTATTCCTGTAACGTATGTTTGGAAACTTTTACAAAATTCAACGATCTCATTATACATGACTCAAAAGTGCACATTGACATGCCCAAGAACTTTAGTTGCAAAAATTGtggtaaattgtttttatctgAAGAACGTTTGGAGATACATGAGAATGTTCATAGAGAAAAATCCTTTGTGTGCCAAATATGTCAAAAGAAGTTTACTCAACAAAAGACTCTTGATATACATTTGAATGTTCATATTGGTTTATACCCTTGTCAGAAATGTGACTTTAAAGCTCAgacaatgtataatttaaaaattcatgaaaatacTCATTCAAAAGTTAAAGAGCATTGTTGTCAAGAGTGTAAAAAGGAGTTTTCAACAGTATCATCATTGCGTAGACACAATCGTCTTGTTCATCAAAAATTAGTTTGGTTCCGTTGTGATAAATGTGATTACTCCACAAGCCAACCATCAAATATGAA gtatcaCAAGTCTAGTCATGATCCACAAAATTGTGTTTGTGATCATTGTGGTGCACGTTTCAAAAATCGAGATCTGTTTAAGGTACATTTAAAAACACACGAAGAAGCTAAGTTGAGTTGCGCTCATTGCGGGAAACTTTTTAAAAAGAAGTCACACCTCAAGGAACATTTGAGCAGTTGCTATGTATTAGGGCCTAgcttaaagaaatataaatgtGATGTGTGTGAAAAATGCTTCATGAGAATCAAGACTTTGCgtattcacaaaaataaatgtcatccaattgttattgacatttaa